The window gtgtctaaggtcagatttgaactcgggtcatcctgaatccatggccagtgctttatctgctgtaccacctagctgcccccatcatctgagttatttttatttatttattttttaatatttcttttatctgatcataattttttttggtttttttgcggggcaatgggggttaagtgacttgcccagggtcacacagctagtaagtgtcaagtgtctgaggctggctttgaactcaggtactcctgaatccagggccagtgctttattcactgtgccacctagctgcctctcatcaTCTGAGTTATTAATGAAAGTGTTGCATCTTAGTTCTGCTCATGGCCTCTTTGAAAACAGAATCTGTACCTCATAAGAGTTAAAGGTCCTTAAGGAGAATATGAAAATGCTGCTCTGCCCAGGAAGAACCTGGAACTTCTTTTAATCTCCTAATGAACTCATCCCAGCCAGAGGCATTCATTCCCCTCTTAGCATTTACTGTTGGTTATGCATATAAAACTGTGGGGGGAGGGTCCAGTTTCTGCCCTGACAAGTGGTCCATGCAGTCCACCTTTTCCTTGTGTGCTGTGATGCATCTCCTGGTGCTGTGTGCCCAGGATGGTGCTGAATGTTGGCgatcccctccttctcctcttttttttttttttagtgaggcaattggggttaagtgacttgcccagggtcacacagctagtaagtgttaagtgtctgaggtcggatttgaactcaggtcctcctgactccagggccggtgctctatccactgcgccacctagctgcccccccttctccTCTTGGATGCTGAAGGGTTGGGTCTTCTTCCTCCTAGTGCCTGAGTGAAGGAGCTCTCTCCCCTGATGGGACCGTCTTAGCCACTGCGAGTCATGACGGCTTTGTCAAGTTCTGGCAGATCTACATAGAGGGCCAAGATGAGCCGAGGTAAGGCGAGCTGGCTGAGTGGAAGGGGATTGGTGTGTAAAGACTGGCTTCCTGTTTGGGTATGGAGGAGTAGGGGTGAATGTGATCAGGCTGGGACTGGGACTGAGCTGGGGACGAGGCGGGGCTGAGGCTGGGGCTCTGGCGACAGCCTGTGGGCCAGGCCCATCTCCCCACCATCTTGGCTGCAGGTGTCTCCATGAATGGAAGCCCCACGACGGCAGGCCTCTCTCCTGCCTCCTGTTCTGTGACAACCACAAGAAACAAGACCCTGAGtgagccgcccccccccccacccctttactTTGGGCCTCCAGGAGATCCAGGCCAGCGTCGTTGGGGGGCAGTGAGCGGGTCCTGGAAGCTGGGGGGAGGGTCACCCTGGGTGAGCCCCTTGGGGGAGGGTGAGCGGATAATGGCAGAGAAGGCCAACAGCCCACGCCTGCTCCCTTGCCCTGCCCCCAAGCTCCTCCTCGTTCCGCAGAGTCCCCTTCTGGAGGTTCCTCATCACAGGAGCCGACCAGAACCGAGAACTGAAGATGTGGTGCACAGTGTCCTGGACCTGTCTGCAGACCATCCGGTGAGAGGCTAGGGTGTTGACAAGGGGCCCTGCCCTCTCGAACAGGCGTCCCTTTGCACTAATGCTTGTCTCCTCTGCACCCTCCTAGCTTCTGTCCAGATATATTTAGCTCTGTGAGTGTGCCTCCCAGCCTCAAGGCCTGTCTGGACCTCTCAGCAGAATACCTGATCCTCAGTGATGTGCAGAGAAAGGTAGGAGATAGGTGGGGAAGTGATCCAGTAATTAGGTGGCACCTCCCAAGGGGTGGCTTCCTGATGTGGCCACCTGAGAACCTCCTCTCTGGAATTGACCTGATCTGGGGAAGGTCTAGGTTCCCAGACCCAGTCTGAGTCAGCCCTTGGCTACCGTGCACAGGTGCTGTATGTCATGGAGCTGCTGCAGAACCAGGAGGAGGGCAGGGCCTACTTCAGCTCCATCTCCGAGTTCCTGCTTACCCACCCGGTGCTGAGCTTTGGCATTCAGGTTGTGAGCCGCTGCCGGCTCCGGCACACGGAGGTTCTCCCAGCCGAGGAGGAGGGCGATGGCTTGAGCACAGGTGAGACTGATTTAACATCTGCCCCACTGAGGCCCACCACCTGCTCTGGCTCAGCTCTGGGAGCCACAAAAGCCAGACCTCAGGCCATGTCACTGTCTTTGCAGAGGGCTCCCATGGCTCTGGGGCAGTGGAGTCAGCGGCTGGTGTACTTATCAAGCTATTCTGTGTCCACACCAAGTAAGTGCCTCCCCACAGAAGCCTTTGGGCCAGTCCCAGCTGAGGGGCCTCCTCCAGAGGGCTAGCCCTGGTGAGACTGAGCTCTCCTTCCCTGACAGGGCCTTGCAGGATGTACAGATACGTTTCCAGCCCCAGCAGAGCCCTGATGTGGTGGCTCCGCTGCCTTCCCACTCAGCCCGAGAAGCCTTTGGTGAGTGGTAGGGCTTGGccttctttttggtttgttttttttgtggggcagtgagggttaagtgacttgcccagggtcacatggctagtaagtgtcaagtgtctgaggctggatttgaactcaggccctcctgactccagggctggtgctttatccaccgtgccacctagctgccccagggcatgCCTTCTTGCAGGAGAGCACAAGGGAGAGGGGTCCAGCTTCGTTCTCAGATTGGATCAGGCTTCAGGGGTGCTCTTTCCTCTGCCAGGGTTTGGAGAACACCTGCCAGAGATGAACTCGGAGAGTCTGGCCTCTGGCCAGGGCTCCGGCCAAGGCTCGCAGCCTGACCTTCGGCGCATCGCCGACTTGCCTGTCCCTTCCGACTTTCTCAGTCTGACTAATGAGGTCAAGCCCAAGCTCATGACTCCTGATGCCTTCATGACCCCGAGCGCCTCTCTGCAACAGGTAGGCTGCGGGGCAGAGGGAAGGGCTGGCCCAGTGCTGCCTGCAGGAAAAATGaggaacttgtccaaagtcacagaactTTGGACCTTTCTTGGCCCTCGGGCTCTCAAGCCAACTGTTGTACCATCCTCATGTCATGTCTCTCTAGATCACAGTGTCCCCAGGAAGCAGTGGGAGCTCTTTAACAGCCGTGACATCTTTGAATACCACTTCTGCCACGGACACAACCATGCCCAGGTAAGAGAAAGGGCTGTTCCATACTGCTAACCCTCTCCCGTCTCCTACTTGTGGCTTCCCCAGCCCCTGGCCTTAGCTGCTCCATCCTTCCAGGGGCAGTAGCGGGGAGGAGTGGGGTTGGCCTGGCCCAGGGGAGAGGTGCTCATCCCCTCAATAAAGGAGCTTCTtccttaaaaagagagagagagagagagagagagagagagagagagagcgagcgagcgagcgtgCCATTTGAGGATCCAGAGATAGGGGTCAGAGGACTTCTCTACACAGTGGCCTTTTTCCCCTCACCCAGACCACCCGAGGAGCTGACCCTGAGCCCCAAGCTGCAGCTAGACAGCAGTCTGaccctcagcagcagcagcagcagccttcAGGCCAGTCCCCGCGGCCACAGCGTCCTCATCCCAGGCCTCTCTGATAAGCTAGCTCCCAAGGGGCCCAGCCAGGTGGGTTAGCAGCTTGTGGGAAGTGGAATGGCTGGGACTTAGGAGGGAGATGGGCAACGCTTAAGTGGGAGCTCTCTGGGCAGGTCCCACAAGGGAACCCATCACTGTCCCTGGAGCTGCAGGAGGTAGAGCCCCTGGTGGTGCCACAGGCCTCTCCGACCCGGGCCCGCTCCCCCGACGTCATCTCCTCAGCCTCCACAGCCTTGTCCCAGGACATCCCTGAGATTGCCTCAGAGGCTCTCCCCCGAGGGTTTGGCACCACGGCTCCAGAGGGCCCAGAGCCCGACAGCATGGCATCTGCTGCCTCGGCCCTACACTTACTATCCCCCCGGCCCCGGCCCGGCCCCGAGCACGGCCCCCAGCACAGCCTGGATGGGagccctggggagggggagaggcggAGCACGCCTTCCCTGCTGGAGACTGCGCTGAGCCAGGACACCAGTGCTCCTGACAGTAAGGCCTGGCCTGCTGCACCTGACATCACCCGGGAAACCCGCAACAGCCTGGCAGACAGGTAAAGGCCCAGGTGCAGTGGCCTGctcttctctgcctccccctTCCTGTCCCTAGCCTTGGCCCTTCTCCCCCACACTGCCCCCAGAACAGGCCTGCAATGGGGCATGGGGGCTTCTGTTTCATACCCACTCATGCCCCCGGCACAGGGCCAATGAATGGGGCGTGGGGGTGATCCTTTGCTCTCTGGCCTCCCTCACCCTCAACTTCCCACACAGTCCCCGGGATGATGTTCAGGAGAAGCACAAAGGCTCTTGCTACCACCGGCATGCCTACCGTCTGCTACAACAAGACAGTCAAGATGCCAGTGCTGAGCAGAGGTGCtgccccccccgcccctccccaacctccccTCTCTCGTCCCATCTCCACAGTGACCTCACTTTGGTGTCAGTGTCAGGCCCTGGGCCCCATGGCTGGGTTTTGTTGAGAGTCCTGACCCTCCTCCTTGCTTACTCTCTCCAGCTTGTCCAGGGGGGCTGTTGGGTGGCGTGGGCAGGGACCTGTAAAAGCAGGCGGGCGCTCACTGCCTTTTCCCACCCCACTAGTGACCATGACGATGAGGTGGCCAGCTTGGCCTCGACCTCAGGTGGCTTTGTGGCCAAAGCAACGGCCCCACGACTACCCGTGAAGGATTGGAAAGCCAAGGGGTCTCCCAGGGCCTCACCCAAGCTGAAGAGAAAGGGCAAGAAGGATGATGGGTAGGTGGAGCCGTAGGGCAGCAGGTAGGGCCCCAAGGGGATCAAAAAATCCCGGCCCAAACCCTGGCCTCGTCTTCTTGCCTTTCCCGGCCACCCATCTGCTGTAGGTTCCCCGCCATTGGGTCTCATCGTTCTTTTCTTGTTGTAGGGACTTGGCCCAAGGTCCCCGGCTTGTAGAGCACCAGGTGAGCTCAGAGTTTCCCCAGCCTTCCTCTCACCAGACCCTCTTGTCTCCTTCCCTGCCTAACTGGGCAGCCTCTTGGGCCAAGACTTCCCTCTTGCCCTGGGAGGTCTCGGAAGGCAGCCTTCCAAGCAGGGCTGGATTCTGAGACCTCCTAGTTCATGCCTGAGCTGGAGCAGTCAGCCAGAAGAGCCCAGGGTGATATGCATGTCCCCCTGCCAGGCAGCAGAACCTCCCGAAGAGTGGCTGGCCCTGGTTCGAGGGCAGCAGCAGGAGCTTGCCGAGCTGCGGCAAAGTCACGCCGAGCTGCTGCAGCGACTGACGGACCAGCTGGACTCGGTGCAGAGCTCCATCATGGGCCATGTGGAGAGAGTCCTGGAGTCTCGTCAAGAACATGAGCGTATCCTTGCGGCAGGGTCTGGACTATGGGGCCAGTAAGGGGGGGTTGGCAGGGACCAGGAGCTGCCAGCAGTTATGGCAAAGGAAGCTCTGGAGACTTAGCGGTGGTACCAGCCGAGACACTCCAGCAAGTCATTTTGACCCCATGAGCCTCTgttctcctcctctgtaaaatgggaataataatctgCCCTTCACATAGCACAGGGTTGTTTGGGGAATGTCCAGTGGCCCAAAGCTCATTCTTAGAAGGTTTTAGGGGACCCTGAACACACCTTCCTGGGGGCTTCTTCCACAGTCTCTACAAGAGACTGGGAAGGATGGCGGTAGAAGCTCCGTGgcttggggagcagctaggtggcgcagtggataaagcaccaaccctggagtcaggagggcctgagttcaaatccagcctcagacacttgacacttactatctatgtgaccctgggcgagtcacttaaccctcattgtcccataaaaaaaaaaagctccatgACCTGTGTTGGGCTGGCTGAGTTCCTTAGCCAGCAATTCAGAGAGACGGTTAGAACGGGCTCTGACAGAAGGGCAGCAGCGCAGCGGACAGCTGCAGGAACACTTGTCCCAGCagctgtctcagtctctgtcctcaGCTGTGGCAGGCCGCCTGGAGCGCACAGTTAGAGAGGAGATGAAGAAGACCATTCCCCAGTGTGAGTACAGTGGTGTTTGTGGGCATGACAGAGGGAGGTGCACGGACAAAGGGATCTAGCAACTCCGGGGCccttcctttgctttctctgCCCTGGCACAGGCATTTCCAAAAGTTTGGAGCCCGTGACAAGCCAGCTCAGTGGCACTGTGGCGGCCAAGCTGACGGCAGTGGAAGGCACCCTCAAGGAAAATGTCACCAAGCTGGTCAAGTCCAAGGTACGGAGCCTGTTCCAGGGGTTCTGCAGCTGGGGGTCGGGGAGGGGCCTTGTTTCCCTTCGTGGGATTCACACACACTGCCACCCATCTGACGCTTCCCCCAGAACCTGACTGATGCAATCGCCCGTGCAGCAGCGGATACACTGCAGGGACCCATGCAGGCTGCCTACCGAGAGGCCTTCCAGAGCATCGTGCTACCCACTTTTGAGAAGAGCTGCCAGGCCATGTTCCAGCAGATCAATGACAGCTTCAAGCTGGGGACCCAGGAGTGTGAGTGACGGCCAGAGTCTGGCCCCTGTCCTGAGGGAATCTACCCCAGTGGGGTCTGGGTCCTCCCAGGCTGGAGTTTCAGCCATGACCAATCTCCCTCTCCATCCCGCTTCAGACCTGCAGCAGTTAGAGAGCCACATGAAGAGTCGGAAGGTGAGAGAACAGGAAGCACGAGAGCCAGTACTGGCCCAGCTTCGAGGACTGGTGAGCACCTTGCAGAGTGCCACCGAGCAGATGGCGGCCACCGTGAGCAGCAGTGTTCGGGCCGAGGTCCAGCACCAGCTCCACATTGCTGTGAGCAAGTGAGTTGGGGAAAGGACTCCCTGTGGAGAAGCAAGGGGGTTCGGATGCCGTAGCCTTTGGCGACCCATTGTGGTGGCCTGAGGGGGAGGAGCCAGGAGGCTGACAAGTGAAAGGATGTGCCTAAAGTCACCCTGGGCCACAGGGAGGAACCAGCTAAGGAGGCTTTTGTGCCTGGTAGgaaggaaaatttatatttatttctcttccaactctggagAAGACTAGCTGAGTGATTTGGGGTACTTGCCAcgtcccctctctgggcctcagtttccttaggctTCCACAGGCAGCTAGTGgcccagtggctagagtgctgggcctggagtcaagaagacctaagttcaaatctagtcccaGCTGCTTACTACCcataggtgaccctgggcaagtcacttaacctctgggtgcctcagttcccttaactatatataaaatggggatagtaatagcacctctctccccaggctgttgtgaggatcaaatgagatcatacttgtaaagtgcttattagTACAGGGCCTGGTACAGAGTAAATTTatcacttaacaaatgctcattccctttccCCACGTGTCAAATGAGAAGTTGgggctaaatcttttttttttttagtgaggcagttggggttaaatgacttgcccagggtcacacagctagtaagtgttaagtgtctgaggccagatttgaactcatgtactcctgactccagggccggtgccctatccactgcgccatctagctgccccaggctaaatcttttttaactcttttttttcctcaattaacaagcatttaatttctcttccctcccacctttctccTGCctctgattaaaaataaaaaaccccaaatgcttctaacaaatatgtatagtgaGACAAAGCAAATTACTGTGTTAACCATATCCAAAAGTATGTTTTTTCATGCATCatgaatctatcacctctctagCAGGTTCTTTAGTAATCCCCTGGAATTGTGCTGGGTCATTTCATTAACCAGAatatgggggggcggggcaatgggggtgaagtgacttgcccagggtcacacagctagtaagtgtcaagtgtctgaggctggatttgaactcaggtcctcctgactccagggccggtgctctacccactgcaccactcagccaCCCCATTAACCAGAatcttaagtctttgaaagttgtttgTCTTGATGATGCTTTTGTTACTCTGACTTCCCCCGCTCTACTCCACTCTAAATCAATTCATGCGActcttcccagtcttctttgaagcccttcccttcatcatttcttatagcacagtgataCCCCACCACAACAAAACAAGCGCAGTTtgctcagccattctccaattgataggaaTCCTTTcagcctccaattctttgctgccacagaaagagctgctgtaaCTATTTCCATCCGTAGAGGTCCTCTTTCTCCTtgttctctgatctctttgggttataaaccGAAGACTTCTGGGTCACAGGCTATGCACAGTGTAATAACTTTTGGTAACACGGCAttcattaatgtgcctgttttcctgcagTCCCCCcgaaatttgtcattttcttttttttaatcatccgaCAATTTGGTGGATGTGAGGTAGAACCTCGTACTTacttttactttcatttctctaattattagtgatctgCAGCAGTTTTTCATGTTACTGGTggtagtttggatttcttcctctaaaaactgcTTATTTGTATCACTTTATTTTAGCTCTTATCACTTGGGGAAAGGCTCTTAGAAATTTGAATCTAAACCTGTTCTTTAtacatcttggaaatgagacttttatcagaggaacttgttgcaaagattttttccttaactttcccttctaattttagttccattggttttatgtatataaaacctttttaattttatgcaatcCAAGTTTGGACTGGACGATGTTAGGGCTAACCCTGGCATCTGTGGGTCACTGCGGCCTTGGAAGAAGGCAGAAAGCCCTGGGTCTGTGCCTTCATGCTcagccttcttcctcttcttcctcttctcccagcaTGCAGGAGTCGATCCTCTCCCAGGTCCAGCGCATCATCAAGGGGGAAGTGAGTCTGGCCATGAAGGAGCAGCAGGCGGCGGTCACTTCCAGCATCATGCAGGCCATGCGTTCTGCAGCTGGCACACCCATCCCAGCCGCCCACCTTGACTGCCAGGCCCAGCAGGCACACATCCTGCAGATGCTCCAGCAGGGCCACCTCAACCAGGCTTTCCAACAGGTACCGGGACCCACCCTCCTTCCTGGCTGGGGACTGTGCCACGGTCTGCCAGCAGGGGGGGCAGGAAGACCTGCACTGAGCTCAGGGCCTCAACCCTTCCCTGTATCCTCTGCTATGTGTGCGCAGACCCCAGCCCTCTCTTGTCCTTCTCCCTCGTTACCCCAGGTCCCCTCCTCCCTGCTCTTGCCCCCTCTTCTGGTTCACTCACTGCTTCCCCGGCCTCTGTCACCACCTGTCTGCTCTCCCGCATCTCCGAGTaccagccccccctcccccaaccttctTCCCACTCCACTATTCTCTCCTCAGGTATCTTCCCTCATGCCTCCTCCCAacacttttctcatcttttctcacCGTCCTTCCTGCCTCCTCAGGCCCTGACAGCAGCTG is drawn from Dromiciops gliroides isolate mDroGli1 chromosome 2, mDroGli1.pri, whole genome shotgun sequence and contains these coding sequences:
- the EDC4 gene encoding enhancer of mRNA-decapping protein 4 isoform X3, whose product is MASSCTSIDIEDATQHLRDILKLDRPPGGSGTESQRTSSSYNGDLNGLLVPDPLSSGDGTVLAKPSHRVAPLASLEEKQVICLSGDDSSTCIGISAKEVEIVASSDSNISSKARGSNKVKIQPVAKYDWEQKYYYGNLIAVSNSFLAYAIRGASNGSAMVRVISVSTAERTLLKGFTGSVADLAFAHLNSPQLACLDESGSLFVWRLAMENNKIQEEIVVNIKRSEGTPLNHFRRIIWCPYIPEENEESSEEGSQTLALLHEDRAEVWDLDILRANNSSWPVDVSHIKEGFIVVKGHSTCLSEGALSPDGTVLATASHDGFVKFWQIYIEGQDEPRCLHEWKPHDGRPLSCLLFCDNHKKQDPDSSSFRRVPFWRFLITGADQNRELKMWCTVSWTCLQTIRFCPDIFSSVSVPPSLKACLDLSAEYLILSDVQRKVLYVMELLQNQEEGRAYFSSISEFLLTHPVLSFGIQVVSRCRLRHTEVLPAEEEGDGLSTEGSHGSGAVESAAGVLIKLFCVHTKALQDVQIRFQPQQSPDVVAPLPSHSAREAFGFGEHLPEMNSESLASGQGSGQGSQPDLRRIADLPVPSDFLSLTNEVKPKLMTPDAFMTPSASLQQITVSPGSSGSSLTAVTSLNTTSATDTTMPRPPEELTLSPKLQLDSSLTLSSSSSSLQASPRGHSVLIPGLSDKLAPKGPSQEVEPLVVPQASPTRARSPDVISSASTALSQDIPEIASEALPRGFGTTAPEGPEPDSMASAASALHLLSPRPRPGPEHGPQHSLDGSPGEGERRSTPSLLETALSQDTSAPDSKAWPAAPDITRETRNSLADSPRDDVQEKHKGSCYHRHAYRLLQQDSQDASAEQSDHDDEVASLASTSGGFVAKATAPRLPVKDWKAKGSPRASPKLKRKGKKDDGDLAQGPRLVEHQAAEPPEEWLALVRGQQQELAELRQSHAELLQRLTDQLDSVQSSIMGHVERVLESRQEHEQRRLERALTEGQQRSGQLQEHLSQQLSQSLSSAVAGRLERTVREEMKKTIPQCISKSLEPVTSQLSGTVAAKLTAVEGTLKENVTKLVKSKNLTDAIARAAADTLQGPMQAAYREAFQSIVLPTFEKSCQAMFQQINDSFKLGTQEYLQQLESHMKSRKVREQEAREPVLAQLRGLVSTLQSATEQMAATVSSSVRAEVQHQLHIAVSNMQESILSQVQRIIKGEVSLAMKEQQAAVTSSIMQAMRSAAGTPIPAAHLDCQAQQAHILQMLQQGHLNQAFQQALTAADLNLVLFVCETVDPQQVFGQPPCPLSQPVLLSLIQQLSSDLGTRTELKFSYLEEAVMHLDHSDPITRDHMGSVMAQVRQKLFQFLQAEPHNSLSKSARRLTIMLQGLAVPGLN
- the EDC4 gene encoding enhancer of mRNA-decapping protein 4 isoform X1, producing MASSCTSIDIEDATQHLRDILKLDRPPGGSGTESQRTSSSYNGDLNGLLVPDPLSSGDGTVLAKPSHRVAPLASLEEKQVICLSGDDSSTCIGISAKEVEIVASSDSNISSKARGSNKVKIQPVAKYDWEQKYYYGNLIAVSNSFLAYAIRGASNGSAMVRVISVSTAERTLLKGFTGSVADLAFAHLNSPQLACLDESGSLFVWRLAMENNKIQEEIVVNIKRSEGTPLNHFRRIIWCPYIPEENEESSEEGSQTLALLHEDRAEVWDLDILRANNSSWPVDVSHIKEGFIVVKGHSTCLSEGALSPDGTVLATASHDGFVKFWQIYIEGQDEPRCLHEWKPHDGRPLSCLLFCDNHKKQDPDSSSFRRVPFWRFLITGADQNRELKMWCTVSWTCLQTIRFCPDIFSSVSVPPSLKACLDLSAEYLILSDVQRKVLYVMELLQNQEEGRAYFSSISEFLLTHPVLSFGIQVVSRCRLRHTEVLPAEEEGDGLSTEGSHGSGAVESAAGVLIKLFCVHTKALQDVQIRFQPQQSPDVVAPLPSHSAREAFGFGEHLPEMNSESLASGQGSGQGSQPDLRRIADLPVPSDFLSLTNEVKPKLMTPDAFMTPSASLQQITVSPGSSGSSLTAVTSLNTTSATDTTMPRPPEELTLSPKLQLDSSLTLSSSSSSLQASPRGHSVLIPGLSDKLAPKGPSQVPQGNPSLSLELQEVEPLVVPQASPTRARSPDVISSASTALSQDIPEIASEALPRGFGTTAPEGPEPDSMASAASALHLLSPRPRPGPEHGPQHSLDGSPGEGERRSTPSLLETALSQDTSAPDSKAWPAAPDITRETRNSLADSPRDDVQEKHKGSCYHRHAYRLLQQDSQDASAEQSDHDDEVASLASTSGGFVAKATAPRLPVKDWKAKGSPRASPKLKRKGKKDDGDLAQGPRLVEHQAAEPPEEWLALVRGQQQELAELRQSHAELLQRLTDQLDSVQSSIMGHVERVLESRQEHEQRRLERALTEGQQRSGQLQEHLSQQLSQSLSSAVAGRLERTVREEMKKTIPQCISKSLEPVTSQLSGTVAAKLTAVEGTLKENVTKLVKSKNLTDAIARAAADTLQGPMQAAYREAFQSIVLPTFEKSCQAMFQQINDSFKLGTQEYLQQLESHMKSRKVREQEAREPVLAQLRGLVSTLQSATEQMAATVSSSVRAEVQHQLHIAVSNMQESILSQVQRIIKGEVSLAMKEQQAAVTSSIMQAMRSAAGTPIPAAHLDCQAQQAHILQMLQQGHLNQAFQQALTAADLNLVLFVCETVDPQQVFGQPPCPLSQPVLLSLIQQLSSDLGTRTELKFSYLEEAVMHLDHSDPITRDHMGSVMAQVRQKLFQFLQAEPHNSLSKSARRLTIMLQGLAVPGLN
- the EDC4 gene encoding enhancer of mRNA-decapping protein 4 isoform X2, which produces MASSCTSIDIEDATQHLRDILKLDRPPGGSGTESQRTSSSYNGDLNGLLVPDPLSSGDGTVLAKPSHRVAPLASLEEKQVICLSGDDSSTCIGISAKEVEIVASSDSNISSKARGSNKVKIQPVAKYDWEQKYYYGNLIAVSNSFLAYAIRGASNGSAMVRVISVSTAERTLLKGFTGSVADLAFAHLNSPQLACLDESGSLFVWRLAMENNKIQEEIVVNIKRSEGTPLNHFRRIIWCPYIPEENEESSEEGSQTLALLHEDRAEVWDLDILRANNSSWPVDVSHIKEGFIVVKGHSTCLSEGALSPDGTVLATASHDGFVKFWQIYIEGQDEPRCLHEWKPHDGRPLSCLLFCDNHKKQDPEVPFWRFLITGADQNRELKMWCTVSWTCLQTIRFCPDIFSSVSVPPSLKACLDLSAEYLILSDVQRKVLYVMELLQNQEEGRAYFSSISEFLLTHPVLSFGIQVVSRCRLRHTEVLPAEEEGDGLSTEGSHGSGAVESAAGVLIKLFCVHTKALQDVQIRFQPQQSPDVVAPLPSHSAREAFGFGEHLPEMNSESLASGQGSGQGSQPDLRRIADLPVPSDFLSLTNEVKPKLMTPDAFMTPSASLQQITVSPGSSGSSLTAVTSLNTTSATDTTMPRPPEELTLSPKLQLDSSLTLSSSSSSLQASPRGHSVLIPGLSDKLAPKGPSQVPQGNPSLSLELQEVEPLVVPQASPTRARSPDVISSASTALSQDIPEIASEALPRGFGTTAPEGPEPDSMASAASALHLLSPRPRPGPEHGPQHSLDGSPGEGERRSTPSLLETALSQDTSAPDSKAWPAAPDITRETRNSLADSPRDDVQEKHKGSCYHRHAYRLLQQDSQDASAEQSDHDDEVASLASTSGGFVAKATAPRLPVKDWKAKGSPRASPKLKRKGKKDDGDLAQGPRLVEHQAAEPPEEWLALVRGQQQELAELRQSHAELLQRLTDQLDSVQSSIMGHVERVLESRQEHEQRRLERALTEGQQRSGQLQEHLSQQLSQSLSSAVAGRLERTVREEMKKTIPQCISKSLEPVTSQLSGTVAAKLTAVEGTLKENVTKLVKSKNLTDAIARAAADTLQGPMQAAYREAFQSIVLPTFEKSCQAMFQQINDSFKLGTQEYLQQLESHMKSRKVREQEAREPVLAQLRGLVSTLQSATEQMAATVSSSVRAEVQHQLHIAVSNMQESILSQVQRIIKGEVSLAMKEQQAAVTSSIMQAMRSAAGTPIPAAHLDCQAQQAHILQMLQQGHLNQAFQQALTAADLNLVLFVCETVDPQQVFGQPPCPLSQPVLLSLIQQLSSDLGTRTELKFSYLEEAVMHLDHSDPITRDHMGSVMAQVRQKLFQFLQAEPHNSLSKSARRLTIMLQGLAVPGLN
- the EDC4 gene encoding enhancer of mRNA-decapping protein 4 isoform X4, which gives rise to MVRVISVSTAERTLLKGFTGSVADLAFAHLNSPQLACLDESGSLFVWRLAMENNKIQEEIVVNIKRSEGTPLNHFRRIIWCPYIPEENEESSEEGSQTLALLHEDRAEVWDLDILRANNSSWPVDVSHIKEGFIVVKGHSTCLSEGALSPDGTVLATASHDGFVKFWQIYIEGQDEPRCLHEWKPHDGRPLSCLLFCDNHKKQDPDSSSFRRVPFWRFLITGADQNRELKMWCTVSWTCLQTIRFCPDIFSSVSVPPSLKACLDLSAEYLILSDVQRKVLYVMELLQNQEEGRAYFSSISEFLLTHPVLSFGIQVVSRCRLRHTEVLPAEEEGDGLSTEGSHGSGAVESAAGVLIKLFCVHTKALQDVQIRFQPQQSPDVVAPLPSHSAREAFGFGEHLPEMNSESLASGQGSGQGSQPDLRRIADLPVPSDFLSLTNEVKPKLMTPDAFMTPSASLQQITVSPGSSGSSLTAVTSLNTTSATDTTMPRPPEELTLSPKLQLDSSLTLSSSSSSLQASPRGHSVLIPGLSDKLAPKGPSQVPQGNPSLSLELQEVEPLVVPQASPTRARSPDVISSASTALSQDIPEIASEALPRGFGTTAPEGPEPDSMASAASALHLLSPRPRPGPEHGPQHSLDGSPGEGERRSTPSLLETALSQDTSAPDSKAWPAAPDITRETRNSLADSPRDDVQEKHKGSCYHRHAYRLLQQDSQDASAEQSDHDDEVASLASTSGGFVAKATAPRLPVKDWKAKGSPRASPKLKRKGKKDDGDLAQGPRLVEHQAAEPPEEWLALVRGQQQELAELRQSHAELLQRLTDQLDSVQSSIMGHVERVLESRQEHEQRRLERALTEGQQRSGQLQEHLSQQLSQSLSSAVAGRLERTVREEMKKTIPQCISKSLEPVTSQLSGTVAAKLTAVEGTLKENVTKLVKSKNLTDAIARAAADTLQGPMQAAYREAFQSIVLPTFEKSCQAMFQQINDSFKLGTQEYLQQLESHMKSRKVREQEAREPVLAQLRGLVSTLQSATEQMAATVSSSVRAEVQHQLHIAVSNMQESILSQVQRIIKGEVSLAMKEQQAAVTSSIMQAMRSAAGTPIPAAHLDCQAQQAHILQMLQQGHLNQAFQQALTAADLNLVLFVCETVDPQQVFGQPPCPLSQPVLLSLIQQLSSDLGTRTELKFSYLEEAVMHLDHSDPITRDHMGSVMAQVRQKLFQFLQAEPHNSLSKSARRLTIMLQGLAVPGLN